A window of Peromyscus eremicus chromosome 7, PerEre_H2_v1, whole genome shotgun sequence contains these coding sequences:
- the Ccrl2 gene encoding C-C chemokine receptor-like 2 has translation MDNYTASPEDEYDVLIEDDLDSSEMDPALTPELLSAQQVLQICYAVFAVGLLTNALAVFILVRYKGLKNVWNIYFLNLTLSNVCFLLPLPFWAHTAAHGESPGNRTCKVLVGLHSTGLYSETLFNILLLVQGYKVFSQGRLASILTKVPGSAAVSVLAWVTAIVLALPEAVFYQLRTERQKHKCAFGKPHFLPIEEPFWKHFLTLKMNVLVLGFPLVVFIFCCGQMRKAQAFRERQNDLRKLTFVIMGVFLLMWAPYNVVLLLSEFQEHLSLQDEKSSYRLDASIQVTQLMATTHCCVNPLICLLLDKAFPSCLCSLFPRCNDTPFQSGGGSRRAAPRGGRDQPIELYSSLHQRQDT, from the coding sequence ATGGATAATTACACAGCGTCCCCAGAGGATGAGTATGatgtcctcatagaggatgaccTGGACAGCAGTGAGATGGACCCAGCCCTCACCCCCGAGCTCCTCTCTGCCCAGCAGGTACTGCAGATCTGCTATGCTGTGTTTGCCGTGGGTCTCCTCACCAACGCGCTGGCTGTGTTTATCCTGGTGAGATACAAAGGACTCAAGAATGTGTGGAACATCTACTTTCTTAACCTGACGCTTTCCAATGTGTGTTTCCTGCTTCCCCTACCATTCTGGGCACACACTGCTGCCCATGGGGAAAGCCCTGGCAATAGGACTTGTAAAGTTCTTGTTGGACTTCACTCCACCGGCTTATACAGTGAGACACTTTTCAACATCCTTCTCCTCGTGCAAGGGTACAAGGTGTTTTCCCAAGGGAGGCTGGCCTCCATCCTCACGAAGGTGCCCGGGAGTGCTGCTGTAAGCGTCCTGGCATGGGTCACAGCTATTGTACTTGCTTTGCCCGAAGCTGTGTTTTATCAGCTTCGAacggaaagacagaaacacaagtgTGCCTTTGGCAAACCTCACTTTTTGCCAATTGAAGAGCCATTCTGGAAGCATTTTCTGACTTTAAAGATGAACGTTTTGGTTCTTGGTTTTCCTCTGGTGGTTTTTATATTCTGCTGTGGACAAATGAGGAAAGCGCAGGCCTTCAGGGAGAGGCAGAACGACCTCCGAAAGCTCACCTTTGTCATAATGGGTGTGTTCCTTTTGATGTGGGCACCCTACAATGTTGTGCTCCTCCTGTCCGAGTTCCAGGAACACTTGTCTCTGCAGGATGAGAAGAGCAGCTACCGCCTGGATGCAAGTATTCAAGTCACACAGCTCATGGCCACCACCCACTGCTGTGTTAACCCTCTCATCTGTTTGCTTCTTGACAAGGCCTTTCCGAGCTGTCTCTGCAGCCTGTTCCCACGCTGCAATGACACCCCGTTTCAAAGTGGTGGGGGCTCTCGGCGAGCAGCGCCAAGGGGAGGTCGTGACCAGCCCATTGAACTCTACAGTAGTTTGCATCAAAGGCAGGATACATAA